A stretch of the Synechocystis sp. PCC 7338 genome encodes the following:
- a CDS encoding glycosyltransferase family 39 protein: MKLTWLNSQRRFISVIIYLTIFIRVLTLGLYAVADRTEARYAEIGRKMAETGDWITPQIDYGVPFWGKPPLSTWLTAASFKVFSVNEFAARLSSFLPILLASYLVYLLAKNKGINYALVSTMILITTLGFFVSSGAVMTDPALVLGTTLSMVGFWQAYRAEPNAGRLWGYLFFVGLAIGLLAKGPIGVVLVFLPLTIWTIWQRNLPKVWAQLPWIQGILLTVLIAVPWYLLAEAKTPGFLDYFIVGEHWKRFVEKGWEGDLYGSGHAHPYGMIWVYWLLAAFPWSLLTLGLVGKMIWQVKVKQTKLTLPTLDQEWFSYLLLWALAPMVFFTPSANILWTYVLPGLPAFALLLTELLFMLWQDQPINKYIVAPGLLIPLVFLFALPIVINVANKNSQKYIVEKYQQSCGELGQESNCQLFYVFNRPYSAEFYSGGKAQQVEMHEISPLLEDGRRNYFVIRTDDIKEFPPEIASKLNQVYEYSAYTLFSEAN, from the coding sequence ATGAAACTAACTTGGTTGAATTCCCAGCGTCGGTTTATCTCGGTGATCATCTACCTGACGATTTTTATTCGGGTTTTGACCCTTGGCCTCTACGCCGTAGCGGACAGAACCGAAGCCCGCTACGCAGAAATTGGCCGCAAAATGGCAGAAACCGGCGACTGGATTACGCCCCAGATCGACTATGGCGTACCTTTTTGGGGCAAACCACCCCTGTCTACCTGGTTGACAGCGGCGTCATTCAAAGTTTTTAGTGTTAACGAATTTGCGGCTAGACTATCTTCTTTTTTACCAATTTTATTGGCCAGTTATTTGGTTTATTTGTTGGCAAAAAATAAGGGAATTAATTACGCCTTAGTTAGCACCATGATTCTAATTACCACCCTGGGCTTTTTTGTCAGCAGTGGGGCAGTGATGACAGATCCAGCTTTGGTGTTGGGAACTACCCTATCCATGGTGGGTTTTTGGCAAGCTTACCGAGCTGAGCCTAATGCGGGCCGTCTCTGGGGATATTTGTTTTTTGTCGGTTTGGCGATCGGTTTATTAGCCAAGGGGCCTATCGGGGTTGTGTTAGTTTTTTTACCCCTAACTATTTGGACAATTTGGCAGAGAAATTTACCTAAGGTTTGGGCTCAATTACCCTGGATTCAAGGCATTTTATTGACAGTATTGATAGCGGTGCCCTGGTATTTGCTAGCTGAAGCTAAAACCCCTGGCTTTTTGGATTATTTCATTGTCGGGGAGCATTGGAAAAGATTTGTGGAAAAAGGTTGGGAAGGGGATCTATACGGCAGTGGCCACGCCCATCCCTACGGCATGATTTGGGTTTATTGGCTGCTGGCCGCATTCCCCTGGTCATTGCTAACGTTGGGATTAGTAGGCAAAATGATCTGGCAAGTTAAAGTTAAACAAACTAAGCTGACTTTACCGACCTTAGACCAGGAATGGTTTAGCTATCTGCTGTTGTGGGCTCTGGCTCCGATGGTTTTCTTTACTCCCTCGGCCAATATTCTCTGGACCTACGTTTTACCAGGTTTACCTGCATTTGCTTTGTTATTGACGGAATTATTATTCATGCTCTGGCAAGATCAACCCATCAATAAATATATCGTTGCCCCTGGCCTATTAATTCCTCTGGTATTTCTCTTTGCTTTGCCGATAGTCATCAATGTCGCTAATAAGAATTCCCAAAAATATATTGTCGAAAAATATCAGCAATCCTGTGGGGAATTAGGACAGGAATCAAACTGTCAATTGTTTTATGTTTTCAACCGACCCTATTCAGCGGAGTTTTATTCTGGAGGTAAAGCCCAACAGGTGGAAATGCACGAAATTTCGCCTTTACTAGAAGATGGTCGCCGCAATTATTTTGTCATCAGAACGGATGATATTAAAGAATTTCCGCCGGAAATTGCATCAAAGCTAAATCAAGTTTATGAATATAGTGCTTATACCCTGTTTTCTGAAGCAAATTAA
- a CDS encoding tetratricopeptide repeat protein, translated as MNNEILKQIKNYLDQEKYEEAAIFLEEKIENFPEMITYYWYLGLVYLLQGEEENSQLVWMSLLLQAIIEEAEQWQEQLIDFLEKQIVNYLASDQLANAKLIYQTIQCIQTTYQNNELKNNLIDKLVVLATGLSRSKNYQEAKDVYLEILDLNPNHAISWHSLALNYYYLGNYQEAEKCILNAIRLDSDFATNYAVLGLILETQKKTIDAINVYQKAIEKDLNLISAYHNLAEAYLTLSQTEEAINIYKKALKYSPRNTSIFDKLFNLLQSEGKITEANLYRGYSIYYSGESGSLYTALGYFQGYYSTLSDEVYPNEVNQKFTFYTVLANSYLMSNKTESAIKILDKASILFPKFHLSLKRLSQSALPILYQDSAEVEFYHQRFQQLLTELIQETKINTPEEKDDFLRSLGVITNFYLSYQSKNDVAIHQQYGDYVHNILKKARPQWCQPRQPHSLTEQRKIRVGYISYRLEGLGLLYVGWLKYCDKNNFEIYVYNIVDSPEDELSGLKINFKLYSDKFYSIPRNINWDDACKKITDDQLDILIFPDLGLDPIFNFLAYLRLAPIQCNSWAHPVTSGSPTIDYFLSSDLMEPVNGDEHYSETLIRLPNLAFPLAPVDLPELDKKRSDFNLGDDRVIYACCQSLFKYLPQHDYIFPAIAQHCLSFQFVFVDPQHGEIVTQDFKKRLDKAFAELDLDYQQYCIFLPRLTGSDFLKLHQLVDIFLDGLSWSGGITTRQAIACGLPIVTCPGEFMRSRHSYGMLKMIDVTETIAQNPEEYIEIAVRLGTDNCWRQQIRDLMEKNKYKLFDDQECIKGLEQFLYNAVISRVV; from the coding sequence ATGAATAATGAAATACTTAAACAAATTAAAAACTATCTCGATCAAGAAAAATATGAAGAAGCAGCCATATTTTTGGAAGAAAAGATTGAAAACTTCCCAGAAATGATCACTTATTATTGGTATTTAGGACTAGTTTATCTATTGCAAGGAGAAGAAGAAAATTCTCAATTGGTTTGGATGTCTTTATTGTTACAAGCAATAATCGAAGAAGCTGAACAATGGCAAGAGCAATTAATTGATTTTTTAGAGAAACAAATTGTTAATTATCTCGCAAGTGATCAGTTAGCTAACGCAAAATTGATTTATCAAACCATCCAATGCATTCAAACAACCTATCAAAATAATGAGCTTAAAAATAATTTAATTGATAAATTAGTCGTGTTAGCCACTGGATTAAGTCGGAGCAAAAATTATCAGGAAGCAAAGGATGTTTATCTTGAAATTCTAGACTTAAATCCTAACCATGCAATCTCATGGCATTCTCTAGCGTTAAATTATTATTATTTAGGAAATTACCAAGAAGCAGAAAAATGTATATTAAATGCGATAAGACTAGATTCTGATTTTGCCACAAATTATGCAGTACTAGGGCTAATTTTAGAAACTCAAAAAAAGACTATTGATGCAATTAATGTCTATCAAAAAGCGATTGAAAAAGATCTAAATTTGATTAGTGCTTACCATAATTTAGCTGAAGCTTATCTAACATTAAGCCAAACAGAAGAAGCCATTAATATTTATAAGAAAGCGTTAAAATATTCCCCCAGAAATACATCTATTTTTGACAAATTATTTAATCTCTTACAATCAGAAGGAAAAATAACTGAAGCAAATCTTTATCGGGGATATTCAATCTACTATTCGGGCGAAAGTGGTTCTTTGTACACTGCATTAGGTTATTTTCAAGGATATTATTCTACATTGTCTGATGAAGTATATCCCAATGAAGTCAATCAAAAGTTTACTTTCTACACCGTTTTAGCAAATTCTTACTTGATGTCCAACAAAACAGAATCTGCTATCAAAATACTGGATAAAGCTTCCATATTATTTCCAAAATTTCACCTTAGCCTAAAAAGACTTAGCCAGAGCGCTCTTCCTATTCTTTATCAAGATTCAGCAGAAGTTGAATTTTACCATCAGCGATTTCAACAGCTACTAACAGAGCTAATCCAAGAAACAAAAATAAATACCCCAGAAGAAAAGGATGATTTTTTACGTAGTCTTGGTGTAATTACAAATTTTTACTTAAGTTATCAATCTAAAAATGACGTAGCAATTCACCAGCAATATGGCGACTATGTGCATAACATTCTGAAAAAGGCTCGTCCCCAGTGGTGTCAGCCTCGTCAACCACATTCATTAACAGAACAGCGAAAAATTCGTGTTGGTTATATTTCTTACCGTTTGGAAGGGTTAGGTTTGCTTTATGTAGGATGGCTCAAATATTGTGATAAAAATAACTTTGAAATTTATGTTTATAACATAGTGGATTCCCCAGAAGACGAACTATCAGGTTTAAAAATAAATTTTAAATTATATAGTGATAAATTTTACTCCATTCCCCGCAACATTAATTGGGATGATGCTTGTAAAAAAATTACAGATGATCAGCTTGATATTTTGATTTTTCCCGATTTGGGGCTAGATCCCATTTTTAATTTTCTTGCCTATCTCCGGCTGGCTCCCATTCAATGCAATTCTTGGGCCCATCCAGTTACGTCTGGTAGCCCTACAATCGATTATTTTCTATCTAGCGATTTAATGGAACCTGTAAATGGAGATGAGCATTATTCTGAGACTTTAATTCGACTGCCTAATTTAGCGTTTCCCCTTGCCCCTGTTGATTTACCAGAGCTAGATAAAAAGCGCTCAGATTTTAACTTGGGGGACGACAGGGTTATTTATGCTTGTTGTCAGTCTCTTTTTAAATATTTACCCCAACATGATTACATTTTTCCTGCCATTGCCCAACATTGTCTCTCTTTTCAATTTGTTTTTGTTGATCCCCAGCATGGTGAAATTGTCACCCAAGATTTCAAAAAACGTCTGGACAAGGCTTTCGCTGAATTGGATTTAGATTACCAACAATACTGCATCTTTTTGCCTCGTTTGACAGGCTCTGATTTTCTAAAGTTACATCAACTAGTCGATATTTTTCTCGATGGTCTAAGTTGGTCTGGTGGGATCACCACAAGACAGGCGATCGCCTGTGGATTGCCCATTGTCACTTGTCCTGGGGAGTTTATGCGGAGCCGTCATTCCTATGGCATGCTCAAAATGATTGACGTTACAGAAACCATTGCCCAAAATCCAGAGGAATACATTGAGATCGCTGTTCGACTGGGAACAGATAATTGCTGGCGACAACAAATCAGAGATCTTATGGAGAAAAATAAATATAAGCTATTTGATGATCAAGAATGTATTAAGGGTCTGGAACAATTCCTTTACAATGCAGTTATCAGTCGAGTAGTTTAA
- the thrC gene encoding threonine synthase, whose product MTTATKTAPEFISACTKLVSKEGNTEYPLKALHICEETFAPLEVAYDYDLIRRHVTRETIEAGPNSIWRYRAFLPVTGKDVIDVGTGMTPLVKSHRLARRLGLKNLYIKNDAVNMPTLSFKDRVVSVALTRARELGFTTVSCASTGNLANSTAAIAAHAGLDCCVFIPADLEAGKILGTLIYNPTLMAVKGNYDQVNRLCCEVGNSYGWGFVNINLRPYYSEGSKTLGFEVAEQLGWKLPDHIVAPLASGSLFTKIHKGFQEFVKVGLVDDKPVRFSGAQAEGCSPIATAFQERRDFVKPVKPNTIAKSIAIGNPADGVYALDIARKTNGNIESVNDAEIIEGIKLLAETEGIFTETAGGTTVAVLKKLVEAGKIDPEETTVVYITGNGLKTQEAVQSHVGEPLTIDANLDSFERALERSRTLERLEWQQVLV is encoded by the coding sequence ATGACCACTGCCACCAAGACGGCCCCGGAATTCATCTCTGCCTGCACCAAACTGGTTTCTAAGGAAGGGAATACCGAATATCCCCTCAAAGCGCTACATATCTGTGAAGAAACCTTTGCTCCCCTGGAAGTGGCCTACGACTATGATTTAATTCGCCGCCACGTCACCCGGGAAACCATTGAAGCGGGCCCCAATTCCATCTGGCGCTACCGTGCCTTTTTGCCCGTCACCGGCAAGGACGTGATTGATGTGGGCACTGGCATGACCCCTTTGGTGAAGTCCCACCGTTTAGCCCGTCGCCTGGGATTGAAAAATCTTTACATTAAAAATGACGCAGTCAACATGCCCACCTTGAGTTTCAAGGACCGGGTGGTTTCCGTTGCCCTCACCAGGGCCCGGGAACTGGGCTTTACCACCGTTTCCTGTGCCAGCACCGGCAATTTGGCCAACTCCACTGCGGCGATCGCCGCCCATGCCGGTTTGGACTGCTGTGTGTTTATCCCAGCGGATTTGGAAGCGGGCAAAATTTTGGGGACGTTGATTTACAATCCCACCCTGATGGCGGTGAAGGGTAACTACGATCAGGTCAATCGTCTGTGCTGTGAAGTGGGCAACAGCTACGGTTGGGGCTTTGTGAACATCAATCTGCGGCCCTACTACTCCGAAGGTTCCAAAACCCTGGGCTTTGAAGTGGCGGAACAATTGGGCTGGAAGTTGCCGGACCACATTGTCGCCCCCCTAGCTTCCGGTTCCCTGTTCACCAAAATCCACAAGGGCTTCCAAGAATTTGTCAAAGTCGGTTTGGTGGACGATAAGCCGGTGCGCTTCAGTGGTGCCCAAGCAGAAGGTTGTTCCCCTATTGCCACCGCTTTCCAAGAGCGCCGGGACTTTGTTAAGCCGGTCAAACCCAACACCATCGCCAAATCCATTGCTATTGGTAATCCCGCCGACGGAGTTTACGCCCTGGACATTGCCCGTAAAACCAATGGCAACATTGAAAGCGTCAACGATGCAGAAATTATTGAAGGGATCAAACTATTGGCAGAAACAGAAGGCATCTTCACAGAAACCGCTGGCGGTACCACTGTGGCCGTGCTGAAAAAACTAGTGGAAGCGGGCAAAATTGATCCCGAAGAAACTACGGTGGTCTACATTACCGGCAATGGCTTAAAAACCCAGGAAGCGGTGCAAAGCCACGTAGGGGAACCCCTCACCATCGACGCTAACCTGGATAGCTTTGAGCGGGCCCTGGAGCGCTCCCGCACTTTGGAACGCTTGGAATGGCAACAGGTTTTGGTGTAG
- a CDS encoding class I SAM-dependent methyltransferase yields MAGNGDRNYLDKTLQQFESYPYPDIPIEDPLNKDVEQLYKSSLVTARYRRDKKIITDLEDCAILDVACGTGATTLQLAWANPGAKIVGVDISPESVKIAEKRLRYHGFENTEFHVLAIADLNELNQKFDLINASDVLYLLPNLALTLKQLAQVLQPDGVLRGNLHSYYQRFNYYRAQTLFQRMGLMEDNPEETELGIARGFYAALRDEVNLKATTWSSDQEKIDNDQWILMNHLFQNDKGYTLPELFDALAQSDLALVDMVDWQKWDWRKLFKEPDNLPAYLAMGLENADREEQLCFYELVQPDKRLLDFWCSHPLPSKKDFSEYWLERPLEEIIVHLHPRVENFAPFRQAILDQGKLMPLNLFHCFPFIGQDSWLDRTLLTAFYAPLLDSPQTVESLVSRYLQVRPCYPADLTPVRPEEAQDLIIGMIAEQEEWGLIMLEAGIPRF; encoded by the coding sequence ATGGCCGGCAATGGTGACCGCAATTATCTGGACAAAACTTTACAACAGTTTGAGAGTTACCCCTATCCAGATATTCCCATTGAAGATCCACTGAATAAAGATGTGGAACAGCTTTATAAAAGTAGCTTGGTTACTGCTCGTTACCGCCGGGACAAAAAAATTATTACAGATCTGGAAGATTGTGCCATCTTAGATGTGGCCTGTGGTACCGGAGCTACTACTCTACAATTGGCCTGGGCTAACCCAGGAGCCAAGATCGTCGGGGTAGATATTTCACCAGAGTCGGTCAAAATTGCAGAAAAGCGGCTGAGATACCACGGTTTTGAGAATACTGAGTTCCATGTGTTGGCGATCGCCGACTTGAACGAACTAAATCAAAAGTTCGACTTGATTAATGCCAGTGACGTTCTCTATCTGCTTCCGAATTTGGCCTTGACCTTAAAACAGTTAGCACAGGTATTGCAACCTGATGGTGTCCTTCGGGGCAATTTACACAGTTACTATCAGAGGTTTAACTATTATCGGGCTCAAACTCTATTTCAAAGAATGGGACTAATGGAGGACAACCCAGAAGAAACGGAGTTGGGTATTGCTAGAGGGTTTTATGCGGCCCTCAGAGATGAAGTTAATTTGAAGGCAACCACTTGGTCTTCTGACCAGGAGAAAATAGACAATGACCAATGGATTTTAATGAATCATTTGTTTCAAAATGATAAGGGCTATACATTGCCGGAGCTATTTGATGCCCTGGCGCAATCAGACCTGGCACTCGTGGACATGGTGGATTGGCAAAAATGGGATTGGCGTAAATTATTCAAAGAACCAGATAATCTACCAGCCTACCTAGCCATGGGCTTGGAAAATGCTGATCGAGAGGAACAACTTTGTTTTTATGAGCTGGTCCAGCCAGATAAAAGATTGCTGGATTTTTGGTGTAGCCATCCTCTCCCATCAAAAAAAGACTTCAGCGAGTATTGGCTGGAACGACCACTGGAAGAAATAATCGTCCACTTGCACCCTCGTGTTGAAAATTTTGCCCCTTTCCGTCAAGCAATTCTTGACCAAGGAAAGCTCATGCCTCTGAACTTATTCCATTGCTTTCCCTTCATTGGTCAGGATTCCTGGTTGGATAGGACTTTACTCACTGCCTTTTACGCACCTTTGCTAGATTCTCCCCAAACCGTTGAAAGTCTAGTGTCTCGATACCTACAAGTTCGTCCTTGTTACCCGGCAGACTTAACTCCTGTTAGACCAGAAGAGGCACAGGATTTGATCATTGGAATGATTGCTGAGCAGGAGGAATGGGGCTTGATAATGCTGGAAGCAGGAATCCCACGTTTTTAG
- a CDS encoding type IV pilin-like G/H family protein — MAKAKETEAIQMLSSIGFSQQGYFFEHRQFASDYGDLGVAASGAHFNFPPPNTPAGGNYSISQAVTQNAGLDASRNYSLGVYYNGSSYQLILCQSSAPGGAVSAPSAIGGACSGGVQID, encoded by the coding sequence GTGGCTAAAGCCAAGGAAACAGAAGCAATACAAATGCTTAGTAGCATAGGGTTTTCCCAGCAGGGCTATTTTTTTGAACATCGTCAGTTTGCGTCTGACTACGGCGATCTGGGAGTTGCTGCCAGTGGAGCACATTTTAACTTCCCTCCTCCTAACACCCCCGCTGGAGGTAACTACAGTATCAGTCAAGCTGTGACCCAAAACGCAGGGTTGGATGCTTCCCGTAATTATTCTTTGGGAGTTTATTACAATGGCAGCAGTTATCAACTGATTCTTTGCCAGAGTTCGGCTCCAGGGGGTGCAGTATCAGCGCCGTCGGCGATTGGTGGTGCTTGTAGCGGTGGTGTTCAGATAGATTAG
- a CDS encoding type IV pilin protein, with amino-acid sequence MASNFKFKLLSHLTQKKESEGFTLIELLVVVIIIGVLAAIALPNLLGQVGKARISEGRSGVGALNRAQQVYRTENPTFATAITSLDTKVAPGKYFTFSTAVASEVATSTANAINATGDNTTNQIGTVTYTPAAGTFTVVTSW; translated from the coding sequence ATGGCTAGTAACTTTAAATTCAAACTGCTTTCCCATCTTACCCAGAAGAAAGAAAGCGAAGGTTTTACCTTAATCGAACTTTTAGTTGTTGTAATTATCATCGGTGTGCTTGCCGCCATTGCCCTACCCAACCTGTTAGGCCAAGTTGGTAAGGCTCGTATTTCCGAGGGACGAAGTGGTGTTGGTGCACTAAACCGCGCCCAACAGGTTTATCGTACTGAAAATCCCACCTTTGCAACCGCTATTACCTCCCTGGATACTAAAGTTGCGCCCGGTAAGTACTTTACCTTTAGCACTGCTGTTGCTAGTGAAGTGGCAACGTCAACAGCAAACGCCATAAACGCGACCGGGGATAACACCACCAACCAAATTGGGACCGTTACCTACACTCCCGCCGCTGGTACATTCACAGTAGTTACCAGTTGGTAA
- a CDS encoding RNA polymerase sigma factor, RpoD/SigA family encodes MSDMSSLSTPNTSAVDQVEALHNLVDGQAIANDDSPAIEVTLAAGQQGSFNKAVSEDTVGAFFKEMARYPLLSATEEVELARQIRLLVNAEDIRQQLTQQLERTPSLQEWGQALEFTQVRQFEIWLYQLRAAKRRMIRSNLRLVVSIAKRYLNRGVPFLDLIQEGAIGLNRAAEKFDPDKGYKFSTYAYWWIRQAITRTIANDARTIRLPIHVVEKLNKIKKAQRSLKQELKRNPNEGELAAALEITPTQLRQLLQLRRQSLSLNHRVGKGEDTELVDLLEDQQLQLPEDLMNESMLRREIVEVLAEVLTEREMEVICLRYGIASHQSYTLEEVGNMFNLSRERVRQIQSKAMRKLRRPQVARRLKGWL; translated from the coding sequence ATGAGCGATATGTCTTCCCTTTCCACCCCCAACACCAGTGCCGTTGACCAAGTTGAAGCTTTGCATAATCTCGTTGATGGCCAGGCGATCGCCAACGATGATTCCCCCGCCATTGAGGTCACCTTAGCGGCAGGCCAGCAAGGGAGTTTTAATAAGGCAGTCAGTGAAGACACCGTGGGGGCTTTTTTCAAAGAAATGGCCCGCTATCCCCTCCTCAGTGCCACCGAAGAAGTGGAATTGGCCAGACAGATCCGACTTTTGGTCAACGCAGAAGACATTAGACAACAACTTACCCAACAATTGGAGCGAACGCCTTCCCTCCAGGAGTGGGGCCAGGCCCTGGAATTTACCCAGGTCAGACAGTTTGAAATTTGGCTCTACCAACTGCGGGCCGCCAAACGGCGCATGATCCGCTCCAATCTCCGCTTAGTGGTCTCCATTGCCAAGCGTTATCTCAACCGGGGTGTCCCCTTCCTCGACCTGATCCAAGAAGGGGCGATCGGTCTGAACCGAGCCGCAGAAAAGTTTGATCCCGATAAAGGTTATAAATTTTCCACTTATGCCTACTGGTGGATCCGCCAGGCCATCACCCGCACCATTGCCAATGATGCCCGCACCATTCGCTTGCCCATCCATGTGGTGGAAAAGCTCAACAAAATCAAGAAAGCTCAACGTAGTCTCAAGCAAGAATTGAAGCGCAATCCCAACGAAGGGGAATTGGCCGCCGCTCTGGAGATTACCCCCACCCAACTAAGGCAACTACTGCAACTACGTCGTCAATCCCTGTCCCTCAACCACCGGGTGGGCAAAGGAGAGGATACAGAGTTGGTAGATTTGTTGGAAGATCAACAACTGCAGTTGCCCGAGGATTTGATGAATGAGTCTATGCTGCGGCGGGAAATTGTCGAAGTATTGGCAGAAGTACTAACGGAACGGGAAATGGAAGTGATTTGTTTGCGTTACGGCATCGCTAGCCACCAAAGCTACACCCTAGAGGAAGTGGGCAATATGTTTAATCTTTCCCGGGAAAGGGTGAGACAAATCCAGAGCAAAGCCATGCGAAAACTCCGCCGTCCCCAGGTGGCTCGTCGCCTCAAAGGTTGGTTATAG
- a CDS encoding pentapeptide repeat-containing protein yields MEAKELVQRYRNGETLFTGLKLPGINLEAADLIGIVLNEADLRGANLLFCYLNRANLGQANLVAANLSGASLNQADLAGADLRSANFHGALLQGAILRDSDMTLATLQDTNLIGVDLRGADLSGATLTGACLRGANMRQEKKGYYTNLQAAILGRADLQGANMKGVDLSRADLSYANLKEANLRDADLRKADLSHANLKGALLTDAKLSGAKLNSADLQNANLMRAQISEAEMVEVNCQGAIMTHINLNRTNLTGANLSFTRMNSADLSRANLTRANLQETELIEAFFARANLTEANFTNANLMRADLMSANMVGADFQGATMPDGQVRHH; encoded by the coding sequence ATGGAAGCCAAGGAATTGGTCCAGCGCTATCGCAACGGCGAAACTTTATTTACGGGGCTAAAATTGCCGGGGATTAATCTAGAAGCCGCCGATTTGATCGGTATTGTGCTCAACGAAGCGGATTTGCGGGGGGCCAACCTGCTTTTTTGTTACCTCAACCGGGCCAATCTAGGTCAGGCCAACTTGGTGGCGGCCAACCTCAGTGGGGCTAGTTTAAACCAGGCAGATTTGGCTGGGGCCGATCTACGCAGCGCCAATTTCCACGGGGCCCTGCTCCAGGGGGCCATCCTGCGGGACAGCGATATGACCCTGGCCACCCTCCAAGATACCAATTTAATTGGGGTAGATTTACGGGGGGCCGATTTAAGTGGGGCCACCCTCACCGGAGCTTGCCTGCGGGGAGCTAACATGCGCCAAGAGAAAAAAGGTTACTATACCAATCTCCAGGCGGCCATCCTCGGTCGGGCCGATCTCCAGGGGGCCAACATGAAGGGAGTAGATTTAAGCCGGGCAGATTTAAGCTATGCCAATTTGAAGGAAGCCAATTTGAGGGATGCGGATCTACGCAAGGCTGACCTCAGCCACGCCAACTTAAAAGGAGCTTTACTGACCGACGCCAAATTATCAGGGGCAAAATTAAATAGCGCCGATTTACAAAATGCCAATTTGATGCGAGCCCAGATTTCTGAAGCAGAAATGGTAGAAGTGAATTGCCAGGGGGCGATCATGACCCATATTAATTTAAACCGGACTAATCTCACGGGGGCTAATTTGAGCTTTACCCGCATGAATAGTGCCGATTTGAGCCGAGCTAACTTGACCAGAGCTAACCTACAGGAAACGGAACTAATTGAAGCATTTTTTGCCAGGGCTAACCTGACGGAGGCTAACTTCACCAATGCCAACTTGATGCGGGCAGATCTGATGAGTGCCAACATGGTCGGGGCAGATTTCCAAGGGGCGACTATGCCCGACGGCCAGGTGCGTCACCACTAG